The following proteins are co-located in the Nocardia bhagyanarayanae genome:
- the purF gene encoding amidophosphoribosyltransferase, whose protein sequence is MTNAEVSVDNLAATPDEDENEPREECGVFGVWAPSEDVAKLTYYGLYALQHRGQEAAGIAVSDGQQILVFKDLGLVSQVFDEQTLAAMPGHIAVGHCRYSTTGGVTWENAQPIFRTTAVGSGLALGHNGNLVNTAELASRARELGLIGNPVSGGRPQPVGATSDSDVMTALLAHAAADSSIEQAAMKLLPTLKGAFCLTFMDEHTLYAARDPHGVRPLCLGRLERGWVVASETAALDIVGAAFVREIEPGELLAIDAEGVRSMRFANPEPKGCVFEYVYLARPDSTIAGRSVHATRVEIGRRLAKEHPVDADLVIPVPESGTPAAVGYAQGSGVPYGQGLMKNAYVGRTFIQPSQTIRQLGIRLKLNPLREVIRGKRLIVVDDSIVRGNTQRALVRMLREAGAVEIHVRIASPPVKWPCFYGIDFASRAELIANGAGADDSYDDMVENVRRSIGADSLGYISTEGMIAATEQPRTRLCSACFDGNYPIPLPQEASIGKNLLEGMLTGQPESVLLGENANASALSRP, encoded by the coding sequence GTGACCAACGCCGAAGTATCGGTCGACAACCTCGCAGCCACCCCCGATGAGGACGAGAACGAGCCACGCGAGGAGTGTGGTGTCTTCGGTGTCTGGGCGCCGAGCGAGGACGTGGCCAAGCTCACGTATTACGGCCTCTATGCGCTGCAGCACCGTGGTCAGGAGGCGGCGGGCATCGCGGTCTCGGACGGTCAGCAGATCTTGGTCTTCAAGGATCTCGGGCTGGTCTCGCAGGTGTTCGACGAGCAGACGCTGGCCGCCATGCCGGGCCATATCGCCGTCGGCCACTGTCGCTACTCCACCACCGGCGGTGTGACGTGGGAGAACGCGCAGCCGATCTTCCGCACCACCGCGGTCGGCTCCGGACTCGCGCTGGGACACAACGGCAACCTGGTCAACACCGCCGAATTGGCAAGCCGGGCAAGGGAACTCGGACTGATCGGGAATCCGGTCTCCGGCGGCCGCCCGCAGCCGGTCGGCGCGACCTCGGACTCCGACGTGATGACCGCGCTGCTGGCGCACGCCGCCGCGGACTCCAGCATCGAGCAGGCGGCCATGAAGCTGCTTCCGACGCTGAAGGGCGCGTTCTGCCTGACCTTCATGGACGAGCACACCCTGTACGCGGCGCGCGATCCGCACGGCGTCCGTCCACTGTGCCTGGGCAGGCTCGAGCGTGGCTGGGTCGTTGCCAGTGAGACGGCGGCCCTGGACATCGTCGGCGCGGCCTTCGTGCGCGAGATCGAACCGGGCGAACTGCTGGCGATCGATGCCGAAGGCGTGCGCTCCATGCGCTTCGCCAACCCGGAGCCCAAGGGCTGCGTCTTCGAGTACGTGTACCTGGCCAGGCCCGACTCCACCATCGCCGGCCGCTCGGTGCACGCCACCCGCGTCGAGATCGGCCGCAGGCTGGCCAAGGAACATCCGGTCGACGCCGACCTGGTTATTCCGGTGCCGGAATCCGGCACTCCGGCCGCCGTCGGTTACGCGCAGGGCTCCGGCGTGCCCTACGGGCAGGGCCTGATGAAGAACGCCTACGTCGGCCGCACCTTCATCCAGCCGAGCCAGACGATTCGTCAGCTGGGCATCCGGCTCAAGCTGAACCCGCTGCGCGAGGTGATCCGCGGCAAGCGGCTCATCGTGGTGGACGATTCGATCGTGCGCGGCAACACCCAGCGCGCCCTGGTGCGGATGCTGCGCGAGGCGGGCGCGGTGGAGATCCACGTGCGGATCGCCTCGCCGCCGGTGAAGTGGCCCTGCTTCTACGGCATCGACTTCGCCTCCCGCGCGGAGCTGATCGCCAACGGCGCGGGCGCCGACGACAGCTACGACGACATGGTCGAGAACGTGCGCCGCTCGATCGGCGCCGACAGCCTCGGCTACATCTCCACCGAGGGCATGATCGCCGCCACCGAGCAGCCGCGCACCCGCCTGTGCAGCGCGTGCTTCGACGGCAACTACCCGATCCCGCTGCCGCAGGAGGCCTCGATCGGCAAGAACCTGCTCGAGGGCATGCTGACGGGTCAGCCGGAATCGGTGCTGCTGGGTGAGAACGCCAACGCGAGCGCGCTGAGCAGGCCGTAA
- a CDS encoding YhgE/Pip domain-containing protein has protein sequence MVGAPMIVLTLLTTLLGIMYLAYVVDPEENLHDFPIALVNQDVGETFGSPGQERRVNFGDQVADGLRKSVPADQIDLRVVGISEAERQMQSGKVYGAIIIPSDFSKRLGILGVGSVVPGDIEQPIITLQTNPRAGTYASAIVVRVGDRAFPEVNKQVGEELTRQVQAQLAPPEGGQAPELSGATRIALASPLQLIVEEFRPLPSNTGQGLTAFFYALLLLLAGVIGSMTIHTMVDANLGFVPTEYGPWYVHFPPTPISRFKTLLLKWGVMILMGSVVSLIYMLVAKGLGMPIENPLALFVYSAFAIIAVGITGLSILAALGSAGLLVNLILFIVLGLPSSGGTVPIEATPKYFGWLALFEPMHQVFLAVRSILYFDASGPAGLTRGFWMTLIGLVIGLVLGAVITRYYDYKGLHRGRPVSATE, from the coding sequence ATGGTGGGCGCACCCATGATCGTGCTCACTTTGCTGACGACCTTGCTCGGGATCATGTACCTGGCCTACGTGGTCGATCCCGAGGAGAATCTGCACGACTTCCCGATCGCACTGGTCAACCAGGATGTCGGCGAGACGTTCGGCTCGCCTGGCCAGGAGCGGCGGGTGAACTTCGGTGACCAGGTGGCCGACGGTCTGCGCAAGTCGGTGCCCGCCGACCAGATCGATCTGCGGGTCGTCGGAATCAGCGAGGCCGAGCGGCAGATGCAGTCCGGCAAGGTCTACGGCGCGATCATCATTCCCAGCGACTTCAGCAAGCGGCTTGGCATCCTCGGCGTCGGCAGCGTGGTGCCGGGCGATATCGAGCAGCCCATCATCACGCTCCAGACCAACCCGCGCGCGGGCACCTACGCCTCCGCGATCGTCGTGCGCGTCGGCGACCGGGCGTTCCCCGAGGTGAACAAGCAGGTCGGCGAAGAACTGACCAGGCAGGTGCAGGCCCAGCTCGCACCGCCCGAAGGCGGGCAGGCGCCCGAGCTCAGCGGAGCCACCCGCATCGCGCTGGCCAGCCCGCTGCAACTGATCGTCGAGGAGTTCCGCCCGCTGCCGAGCAACACCGGTCAGGGTCTCACCGCGTTCTTCTATGCCCTGTTGCTGCTGCTCGCGGGCGTGATCGGCTCGATGACGATCCACACCATGGTGGACGCCAACCTCGGTTTCGTGCCCACCGAGTACGGCCCGTGGTACGTGCATTTCCCGCCCACCCCGATCTCCCGTTTCAAGACCCTGCTGCTCAAGTGGGGCGTGATGATTCTCATGGGCAGCGTCGTCTCACTGATCTACATGCTGGTGGCCAAAGGACTCGGCATGCCGATCGAGAATCCGCTGGCGTTGTTCGTCTACAGCGCGTTCGCGATCATCGCGGTCGGCATCACCGGCTTGTCGATCCTCGCGGCCCTCGGCTCGGCGGGACTTCTGGTGAACCTGATCCTGTTCATCGTGCTCGGCCTGCCCTCTTCGGGCGGCACGGTGCCGATCGAGGCGACGCCCAAATACTTCGGCTGGCTGGCCCTTTTCGAGCCGATGCACCAAGTGTTCCTGGCCGTCCGGTCGATCCTGTACTTCGACGCCAGCGGTCCGGCGGGGCTGACGCGAGGCTTCTGGATGACGCTGATCGGGCTCGTCATCGGGCTCGTCCTCGGGGCGGTCATCACCCGCTACTACGACTACAAGGGCCTGCACCGCGGTAGGCCTGTATCCGCGACCGAGTAG
- a CDS encoding sterol carrier family protein → MGRRATADPAETRAAVAAVSAWLRDETAAAPARQELAAAVKTTVRTLAANAPGHSVEVRVPPFVAVQCIEGPRHTRGTPPNVVETDPRTWLLLATGLLDFDAAAHSGALTASGSRAAEVAHWLPILRVAVD, encoded by the coding sequence GTGGGACGACGAGCGACAGCGGATCCGGCCGAAACCCGGGCGGCGGTGGCCGCGGTGAGCGCGTGGCTGCGCGACGAGACGGCCGCGGCGCCCGCGCGCCAGGAGCTGGCCGCTGCGGTGAAGACGACCGTGCGCACGCTCGCCGCCAACGCGCCGGGTCATTCCGTCGAGGTACGGGTGCCGCCGTTCGTCGCCGTGCAGTGCATCGAAGGCCCCCGCCACACGCGCGGTACTCCGCCCAATGTCGTGGAGACCGATCCGCGCACCTGGCTGCTGCTCGCCACCGGTCTGCTCGATTTCGACGCCGCGGCGCACTCGGGAGCGCTCACCGCCTCCGGCAGCCGGGCCGCGGAGGTCGCGCATTGGCTGCCGATCCTGCGCGTCGCTGTGGACTGA
- a CDS encoding PPOX class F420-dependent oxidoreductase — protein sequence MRLDDAARALIGSGADATLVTLNPDGSPQVSLVWVALRSTPEGDELVTAHLGEYKKVRNVRRDGRVALTIVSRERGELMTPYLSITGTARIVEGGAPELLRELARTMAAPGVDFPPADAQEGLVTRIRIEKVGGIGPWAP from the coding sequence GTGAGACTCGACGACGCCGCGCGCGCACTGATCGGATCCGGAGCCGACGCCACCCTGGTCACCCTCAATCCCGACGGCAGCCCGCAGGTCAGCCTGGTCTGGGTCGCGCTGCGATCGACGCCCGAAGGCGACGAGCTGGTCACCGCCCACCTAGGCGAGTACAAGAAAGTCCGCAACGTCCGGCGCGACGGCCGCGTCGCGCTCACCATCGTCTCTAGGGAACGCGGCGAGCTCATGACGCCGTACCTCTCGATCACGGGCACCGCGCGCATCGTCGAGGGGGGTGCGCCGGAGCTGCTCAGGGAACTGGCGCGGACGATGGCCGCGCCGGGCGTCGACTTTCCGCCCGCCGACGCGCAGGAGGGTCTGGTGACCCGCATCCGGATCGAGAAAGTCGGCGGCATCGGCCCCTGGGCGCCCTGA
- a CDS encoding CPBP family intramembrane glutamic endopeptidase, which translates to MRVGPVLQALAATGLALVWSNRMLPGLGLDQRGRTAANACFATGYGLALGGRSNWLSGKGFRVGAAAGAVVLAGYGAAVAHPTLRDMLRDLAPVGQEVSDLEWVAVHIPVGTVYSEELIFRSTLEPLLDDTFGPRLGPLLGAFAFGLWHIHPARAGGQPIAPTVAATTAGGAIFGLLRRTTGSTTAPALLHWAMNAGGVLATRVALPRPVP; encoded by the coding sequence GTGAGGGTCGGGCCGGTTCTCCAGGCACTCGCGGCGACCGGCCTCGCTTTGGTGTGGAGCAACCGGATGCTGCCGGGGCTCGGACTGGATCAGCGCGGACGCACCGCGGCGAACGCGTGTTTTGCGACCGGATACGGGCTCGCGCTCGGCGGACGATCCAACTGGTTGTCCGGCAAAGGGTTCCGGGTGGGCGCGGCGGCCGGTGCGGTGGTCCTGGCCGGATACGGTGCGGCCGTGGCGCATCCAACGCTGCGCGACATGCTGCGTGACCTCGCTCCGGTCGGACAGGAGGTGTCGGATCTCGAGTGGGTCGCCGTGCACATCCCGGTCGGCACGGTCTACAGCGAGGAGCTGATCTTCCGTTCAACGCTGGAACCCTTGCTGGACGACACCTTCGGCCCGCGTCTCGGCCCGCTGCTCGGCGCTTTCGCCTTCGGCCTGTGGCACATCCACCCCGCCCGGGCCGGCGGGCAGCCCATCGCCCCGACGGTCGCGGCCACCACCGCGGGCGGCGCGATCTTCGGCCTGTTGCGCAGAACGACCGGCAGCACGACGGCCCCGGCACTGCTGCACTGGGCGATGAACGCGGGCGGGGTGCTCGCGACCCGTGTCGCGCTGCCCCGGCCTGTTCCATAG
- a CDS encoding alpha/beta hydrolase, whose amino-acid sequence MLEKADTLTKLRARGVVVVRRAEDIIDLNYVGLIVATVFFALSVTPSLVPRDWLFQGLISGINAALGYGLGCVLEWLFRIWVRPRLKIPGPPTWVRYALKTAILLTSALAAALMLVQSARWQREITALMGMEGTTTPAYLRTGLLSVAVGAAVVAGYRTVREIILFLARQLNRWVRVPRELAPAAGALVLVVLVVTLFNGVATSAFFAVANSAFSVRNDHTSPNAVQPQQPERSGSPASLAKWETLGFEGRWFVSHGPSASRIAAVTGQPAREPIRAYVGLESADGGAEQAALAVEELERTGAFDRKVLVVVTTTGTGWVNSLAVGSIEYMYGGDSAIVATQYSYLPSVLSFLADRGKAAAAGERLFDAVYEHWSARPPQSRPKLLVYGESLGSQGSEAAFDGLADLRAKVDGALWVGPPNSNRLWQQFVQRRDPGSREVEPVYADGLVVRFADDPTDFARPGSEWRSPRIAYLMHASDPIVWWSTDLIFSQPDWLSEPRGSDVSSQMRWAPFVTFWQVAADLTNAQGVSDGHGHRYGSLVLDGWAAIAAPPGWNAELAERIRFQLEAAEEFERETK is encoded by the coding sequence GTGCTCGAGAAGGCCGACACCCTGACGAAGCTGCGTGCCCGCGGTGTCGTCGTGGTGCGCCGCGCCGAGGACATCATCGACCTCAACTACGTCGGGCTGATCGTCGCGACCGTCTTCTTCGCGCTGTCGGTGACGCCGTCGCTGGTGCCGAGGGACTGGCTGTTCCAGGGCCTGATCTCGGGCATCAACGCCGCGCTCGGCTACGGCCTCGGCTGCGTGCTCGAATGGCTGTTCCGGATCTGGGTGCGGCCGCGGCTGAAGATCCCCGGGCCGCCCACCTGGGTGCGCTACGCGCTCAAGACCGCGATCCTGCTCACCTCCGCGCTGGCCGCCGCCCTGATGCTGGTGCAGTCGGCGCGCTGGCAACGCGAGATCACCGCGCTGATGGGCATGGAAGGCACGACGACCCCCGCCTACCTGCGCACCGGGCTGTTGAGCGTGGCGGTGGGAGCCGCGGTGGTCGCGGGTTATCGGACCGTGCGCGAGATCATCCTGTTCCTGGCCCGTCAGCTGAACCGGTGGGTCCGGGTGCCGCGCGAGCTGGCGCCCGCCGCGGGAGCGCTGGTGCTCGTCGTGCTGGTGGTGACGCTGTTCAACGGCGTCGCGACGAGCGCCTTCTTCGCCGTCGCCAACTCGGCGTTCAGCGTCCGCAACGATCACACCTCGCCCAACGCGGTGCAGCCGCAGCAGCCCGAGCGCTCGGGCAGCCCGGCGTCGCTGGCGAAGTGGGAGACGCTCGGATTCGAGGGTCGCTGGTTCGTCTCGCACGGACCGTCGGCGAGCCGCATCGCGGCGGTCACCGGACAACCGGCGCGCGAACCGATCCGGGCCTACGTCGGGTTGGAGTCGGCCGACGGCGGCGCGGAGCAGGCCGCGCTCGCGGTGGAGGAGCTGGAGCGCACCGGAGCCTTCGACCGGAAGGTGCTGGTCGTGGTCACCACCACGGGCACCGGCTGGGTCAATTCCCTCGCGGTGGGCTCGATCGAGTACATGTACGGCGGCGACAGCGCCATCGTCGCGACGCAGTACTCGTATCTGCCGAGCGTGCTCTCGTTCCTCGCGGACCGCGGCAAAGCGGCCGCGGCGGGCGAGCGGCTCTTCGACGCCGTGTACGAGCACTGGTCGGCGCGACCGCCGCAGTCGCGGCCGAAGCTGCTGGTGTACGGCGAGAGCCTGGGCTCGCAGGGTTCGGAGGCCGCGTTCGACGGCCTCGCCGACCTGCGCGCCAAGGTGGACGGCGCGTTGTGGGTGGGTCCGCCGAACTCCAACCGGCTGTGGCAGCAGTTCGTCCAGCGGCGCGACCCCGGTTCCCGTGAGGTGGAGCCGGTGTACGCCGACGGGCTGGTGGTCCGATTCGCCGACGATCCCACCGATTTCGCGCGTCCAGGGAGCGAATGGCGTTCGCCGCGCATCGCCTATCTGATGCACGCCTCCGACCCGATCGTCTGGTGGTCGACGGATCTGATCTTCTCCCAACCGGATTGGCTGTCGGAGCCGCGCGGCTCGGACGTGTCCTCGCAGATGCGCTGGGCGCCGTTCGTCACGTTCTGGCAGGTCGCCGCGGATCTCACCAACGCGCAAGGTGTTTCGGACGGGCACGGGCACCGCTACGGCAGCCTGGTGCTGGACGGTTGGGCCGCCATCGCGGCGCCGCCCGGTTGGAATGCCGAACTGGCGGAGCGGATTCGGTTCCAGCTGGAGGCGGCGGAGGAGTTCGAGCGGGAGACCAAGTGA
- a CDS encoding alpha/beta hydrolase, translating into MANAEQRDGVGRVVGLVERFFHPNYVGLVVATLFFCWSLTPSLLPRDWLFQGLVSGVNAAIGYGVGCLLELAYRKWIAPRVQLPPALAQRLPGRLTAVVKTLVVLACVVVAIVMMVQSASWQREITALMGMDQTTTSGYLRTGALSAAVVALVIGLFRVARWLVRWVAGELVKWVRIPRRIALPIGFVTVAVVAVLLGNGVLVRVFFDAANSAFSVRNSNTSPNATQPQQPEKSGSPASLAAWDTLGSEGRWFVSYGPDAATIERVTGRPAREPIRVYTGLESAEDPEAQAELAIDELERTKAFDRKVLVVVTTTGTGWVDSTSVESIELMFGGDTAVVATQYSYLPSVLSFLSDRAKATEAGKLLFDKVYEHWSARPAELRPKLLVYGESLGSQGSEGAFSGLADLRTRTDGVLWVGPPNSNRIWREFVTRRDPGSPEILPTYADGLVVRFADERANLWQAGATWLAPRVLYLQHATDPVVWWSPDLLFDEPDWLREPPGSDVSPRMGWYPIVTFWQVAADLPNAQRVSDGHGHRYGTLVLDAWVAIAEPPDWTADLSDRIRRYLDESADRERQLK; encoded by the coding sequence TTGGCCAACGCTGAGCAACGCGACGGGGTCGGCCGTGTGGTCGGCCTCGTCGAGCGGTTCTTCCATCCGAACTATGTCGGTCTCGTCGTCGCCACCCTGTTCTTCTGCTGGTCGCTGACGCCCTCGCTGCTGCCGCGCGACTGGCTGTTCCAGGGCTTGGTCAGCGGCGTCAACGCCGCGATCGGCTACGGCGTCGGCTGTCTGCTGGAGCTGGCGTATCGCAAGTGGATCGCGCCGCGCGTGCAACTGCCCCCGGCGCTGGCGCAGCGGCTGCCGGGCCGGCTCACCGCGGTTGTCAAGACACTGGTCGTGCTCGCGTGCGTGGTGGTCGCGATCGTCATGATGGTGCAGTCGGCGAGCTGGCAGCGCGAGATCACCGCGTTGATGGGCATGGATCAGACCACCACCTCCGGCTATCTGCGCACGGGCGCATTGAGCGCTGCCGTGGTCGCGCTGGTGATCGGGCTGTTCCGCGTGGCGCGCTGGCTCGTCCGCTGGGTGGCGGGCGAATTGGTGAAGTGGGTGCGCATCCCGCGCCGGATCGCGCTGCCGATCGGATTCGTCACCGTGGCCGTGGTCGCCGTGCTGCTCGGCAACGGCGTGCTGGTGCGCGTCTTCTTCGATGCCGCGAATTCGGCGTTCAGCGTGCGCAACAGCAACACCTCGCCGAACGCCACGCAGCCGCAACAGCCCGAGAAGTCCGGCAGCCCAGCGTCGTTGGCGGCATGGGACACCCTGGGCTCGGAGGGCCGCTGGTTCGTGTCCTACGGACCCGACGCCGCGACGATCGAGCGCGTCACGGGAAGGCCCGCGCGCGAACCGATTCGCGTCTACACCGGGCTCGAGTCGGCCGAGGATCCCGAGGCGCAAGCGGAATTGGCGATCGACGAGCTCGAGCGCACCAAGGCGTTCGATCGCAAAGTGCTCGTCGTGGTGACCACCACCGGCACCGGCTGGGTCGACTCGACCAGCGTGGAATCGATCGAGCTGATGTTCGGTGGCGACACCGCCGTGGTGGCGACGCAGTATTCCTATCTGCCGAGCGTGCTTTCGTTCCTCTCGGACCGGGCGAAGGCCACCGAGGCCGGAAAGCTGTTGTTCGACAAGGTCTACGAGCACTGGTCGGCGCGTCCCGCGGAGTTGCGACCGAAACTGCTGGTCTACGGCGAGAGCCTGGGCTCGCAGGGTTCGGAGGGCGCCTTCAGCGGCCTCGCCGACCTGCGGACGCGCACCGACGGCGTGCTCTGGGTCGGACCGCCCAATTCCAATCGGATCTGGCGCGAGTTCGTCACCAGGCGCGACCCGGGTTCGCCGGAGATCCTGCCCACCTACGCCGACGGTCTCGTCGTCCGTTTCGCCGACGAACGTGCCAACCTGTGGCAGGCGGGCGCGACCTGGCTCGCCCCGCGCGTGCTCTACCTCCAGCACGCCACGGACCCGGTGGTGTGGTGGTCGCCGGATCTGCTCTTCGACGAACCGGATTGGTTGCGTGAGCCGCCCGGATCGGACGTGTCGCCGCGCATGGGCTGGTATCCGATCGTCACGTTCTGGCAGGTCGCGGCAGATCTGCCGAACGCGCAGCGGGTCAGCGACGGTCATGGCCACCGCTACGGCACGCTGGTGCTCGACGCCTGGGTCGCCATCGCCGAACCGCCGGACTGGACGGCGGACCTCTCCGATCGGATCCGCCGATATCTGGACGAATCCGCCGACCGGGAACGCCAGTTGAAGTAG